The following are encoded together in the Pseudidiomarina andamanensis genome:
- a CDS encoding SIS domain-containing protein yields MQDPIKTLFTECIQTQIAAADMLQEPIELACNLLVDSLLNGRKVYCCGEGLAHATSRHFAHIMLTGLSFERPPFPVTSLHADYGALEYDRMFAQQIQAVGQPSDLLVVFNAAERAPRVSRAMEAALSRDMLIIAITQTSDVDIAGLLGPDDVEIRIPTSNAARASEHLLQISNMLCSVVEHRIFPQETD; encoded by the coding sequence ATGCAGGATCCTATAAAAACCTTATTTACCGAGTGTATTCAAACTCAAATTGCTGCTGCAGATATGCTGCAAGAACCAATTGAACTGGCATGTAATTTACTCGTTGATTCGCTCTTAAACGGTCGTAAGGTGTACTGTTGCGGCGAAGGTCTTGCCCACGCAACATCCCGCCATTTTGCGCATATTATGTTGACTGGCTTAAGTTTTGAGCGTCCTCCATTTCCGGTAACTTCCTTGCATGCAGATTATGGTGCACTTGAATATGACCGTATGTTCGCCCAGCAAATACAAGCCGTAGGACAACCAAGCGATCTACTCGTGGTATTCAATGCAGCTGAGCGAGCACCGCGCGTGAGCCGCGCAATGGAAGCCGCGTTGAGTCGTGATATGTTGATCATCGCGATTACGCAAACAAGTGATGTCGATATCGCCGGGTTATTGGGACCTGATGATGTAGAGATACGCATTCCAACCAGTAACGCGGCTCGTGCGAGTGAGCACTTACTTCAGATTTCTAACATGCTGTGCAGTGTCGTAGAGCATCGAATTTTCCCACAGGAGACAGATTAA
- a CDS encoding YraN family protein — protein MSRKDIGNDGEAIARALLERHGLDHVESNYSCDMGEIDLIMREADTWVFVEVKSRSNEHFASVVEQITAAQCQRIRRCAQLFLIQNNLNEHITRMRFDVVAIVMDYDQAQWLQDAF, from the coding sequence ATGTCTCGAAAAGATATCGGAAATGACGGCGAAGCAATCGCCCGCGCATTACTTGAACGTCATGGCTTAGACCACGTAGAAAGTAACTACAGTTGTGACATGGGTGAAATTGATTTAATTATGCGGGAAGCGGATACTTGGGTGTTCGTTGAAGTAAAAAGTCGCAGTAACGAGCATTTTGCTAGTGTTGTGGAACAGATTACCGCCGCGCAGTGTCAAAGGATTCGGCGATGCGCGCAACTCTTTCTCATTCAGAATAATTTAAATGAACATATAACGCGCATGCGCTTCGATGTCGTTGCTATAGTAATGGATTATGATCAGGCGCAATGGTTGCAAGATGCGTTTTAA
- a CDS encoding penicillin-binding protein activator: protein MSVAIVPKKFLLCMVIVALFTALNGCSSAPRSSSTQAPISDDSSDFTAVPLDEQFRSAQSWLANARLMQGEEQVDALLQAAATFQRDGHWQQSAVVIAQIQRHFDDANLNTAQKQLMALLEARFAGHEGRWNYVEQVLEPLLLPRLSVDYPEQTLELALRSASAQRKWEQAASYQLQLINVAPDSTTPQQAWEILRNVQEPDQLTLPPSFQRSQLVAGWAALVRALHQINTTPSQLDAVLTQWQGQFRDHPAQFVVDKLIALTEQPRNRALVLLPLTGQYAEQGLAVRDGLVKALSRLPQVSAQFLDTNAIEFTALPELLQQHQANVLIGPLLKPNIAAIDASQLPENLPWLTLNEPSGELNETSLQQHFFALDAETEIRQAAKHMAKQGYRHPIVLAPATERGQQHAEVFRAAWEAQFNDPVPMSLGDYRNTEEMKNAVQDQLGVTTSEARIYQVKIAAGKIIVDSQARSRADVDSVYLVGGIEQTRLLKPFIDVNISPFMKALPVYANSGSHTLRNDLSENDLDNVRFTDAPWLLPGHNEAKQLKQLLELRNNWGYSTARLVAFGHDALLLSQRLPLLQTMPGISAQGLTGELTVRNNQIVRELNWAKFKGHDVVAGQ, encoded by the coding sequence ATGTCTGTTGCTATTGTGCCAAAGAAGTTTCTGTTGTGCATGGTTATTGTTGCGTTGTTTACTGCACTCAATGGCTGTTCTTCAGCACCGCGTTCGTCCTCAACACAAGCACCAATCAGTGACGACAGCTCTGATTTCACCGCAGTACCTCTTGATGAACAATTTCGCTCGGCGCAAAGTTGGCTTGCCAATGCGCGACTAATGCAAGGCGAAGAGCAGGTTGATGCGCTATTGCAAGCAGCTGCAACTTTTCAGCGCGATGGACACTGGCAGCAAAGTGCGGTGGTTATTGCCCAGATTCAACGGCACTTTGACGATGCAAATTTAAACACCGCTCAAAAACAACTCATGGCGCTACTTGAAGCACGTTTTGCGGGGCATGAGGGGCGCTGGAATTACGTCGAGCAAGTTCTTGAACCGTTACTTCTTCCGCGCCTATCGGTTGATTATCCTGAGCAAACTTTAGAGCTGGCTCTGCGGTCCGCAAGCGCACAACGAAAATGGGAGCAAGCGGCAAGCTATCAGTTGCAGCTTATTAATGTTGCACCAGACAGTACAACACCGCAGCAAGCTTGGGAAATTTTACGGAACGTACAAGAGCCCGACCAACTGACATTGCCACCAAGTTTTCAGCGTAGCCAGTTGGTCGCCGGCTGGGCAGCATTAGTACGGGCATTGCACCAGATTAATACGACGCCTTCACAATTAGATGCTGTATTGACTCAATGGCAAGGGCAATTTCGTGATCACCCAGCGCAGTTCGTTGTTGATAAGTTGATTGCACTGACCGAACAGCCGCGTAATCGCGCACTGGTGTTACTTCCGCTAACAGGTCAATATGCCGAGCAAGGGTTAGCAGTTCGTGATGGCCTAGTGAAAGCTCTGAGCCGATTGCCTCAAGTAAGTGCGCAGTTTCTAGATACCAATGCTATCGAGTTCACCGCCCTTCCGGAATTATTGCAACAACATCAAGCAAACGTATTAATTGGTCCTTTATTAAAGCCGAACATTGCGGCGATTGACGCTTCTCAATTACCAGAGAATCTTCCTTGGCTTACGTTAAATGAGCCCAGTGGTGAGCTTAATGAGACTTCATTACAACAGCATTTCTTCGCCTTGGATGCCGAGACTGAAATACGCCAGGCAGCCAAACATATGGCAAAACAAGGATACCGTCATCCAATTGTGCTGGCACCAGCTACCGAGCGCGGCCAACAACACGCCGAAGTATTTCGAGCCGCCTGGGAAGCTCAATTCAATGACCCTGTTCCGATGTCGTTAGGTGATTATCGCAATACTGAAGAGATGAAAAATGCGGTTCAAGATCAATTAGGCGTCACCACTAGTGAAGCGCGTATTTATCAAGTTAAAATAGCTGCGGGTAAGATAATTGTCGATTCACAGGCGCGTAGCCGTGCTGATGTTGATTCGGTTTATCTGGTGGGTGGCATTGAGCAAACTCGATTGTTAAAACCGTTTATTGACGTCAATATTTCGCCATTCATGAAGGCGCTACCCGTTTATGCGAATTCAGGTAGCCATACGCTTCGCAATGATCTGAGCGAAAACGATCTCGATAATGTTCGTTTTACGGACGCACCATGGTTACTGCCTGGTCACAATGAAGCGAAACAGCTTAAACAACTGCTCGAGTTACGAAATAACTGGGGCTATAGCACCGCACGTCTGGTCGCCTTTGGGCATGACGCCTTGCTGCTAAGCCAACGCTTACCGTTATTACAGACCATGCCGGGTATTTCTGCACAAGGGCTAACTGGCGAACTCACCGTTCGTAACAATCAAATTGTGCGTGAACTCAATTGGGCTAAATTCAAAGGTCACGATGTGGTTGCGGGCCAATAA
- the rsmI gene encoding 16S rRNA (cytidine(1402)-2'-O)-methyltransferase: MTTDTAGCLYIVPTPIGNLADITERAINVLRMCDAIAAEDTRHSGQLMQHLGIRATMFALHEHNERQRAEQVIERLQRGESIALISDAGTPLISDPGYVLVQQCRQAGIKVIALPGACAFVTALSGAGLPTDRFSFEGFLPAKPQQRRKRLEQLADETRTMVFYESPHRITDTLADLMTTIGSERPLVLARELTKQFETYLTGTIGEVQQQVLSDSNQQRGEMVLILGGAPEVEEDDVNPAALRTLNLLRKELPLKKAAALAAEIHGARKNTLYQLALEQDNQ, from the coding sequence ATGACGACCGATACCGCTGGCTGTTTATATATTGTGCCAACACCTATTGGCAATTTGGCGGATATCACTGAGCGCGCAATTAATGTCTTACGCATGTGTGATGCCATTGCCGCTGAAGATACCCGTCATAGCGGACAACTGATGCAGCATCTAGGTATTCGCGCAACCATGTTCGCGCTGCATGAACACAACGAGCGGCAACGTGCAGAACAGGTGATTGAGAGGCTGCAGCGCGGTGAATCGATTGCGTTAATTAGTGACGCTGGTACGCCATTAATTTCTGACCCTGGTTACGTGTTGGTACAACAGTGCCGTCAAGCTGGCATCAAAGTCATTGCCTTGCCAGGCGCCTGTGCATTTGTCACTGCTTTGTCAGGTGCAGGCTTGCCAACCGACCGTTTTAGCTTTGAAGGTTTCTTACCGGCAAAACCACAGCAACGCCGCAAGCGTCTTGAGCAGCTCGCAGACGAAACACGTACCATGGTTTTTTATGAATCACCACATCGCATCACTGATACATTAGCAGACTTAATGACGACAATTGGTAGTGAACGTCCGTTAGTACTGGCGCGTGAACTGACCAAGCAATTTGAAACTTACCTAACCGGCACCATTGGCGAAGTTCAGCAGCAAGTGCTCAGTGATAGTAACCAACAGCGTGGTGAAATGGTGCTCATTCTTGGTGGTGCGCCTGAAGTAGAAGAAGATGACGTGAACCCCGCCGCATTAAGAACGCTTAACCTGCTTCGTAAAGAGTTGCCATTGAAAAAAGCCGCGGCCTTGGCTGCGGAGATTCACGGCGCACGTAAAAACACCTTGTATCAACTGGCGCTCGAGCAAGATAACCAGTAG
- the mraZ gene encoding division/cell wall cluster transcriptional repressor MraZ, with protein MFRGAAALSLDDKGRLAIPAKYRKSLLLDCDGQMVCTIDIKQPCLLLYPLPQWQLIEQKLTTLSSMNPAERRLQRLLLGHAEDCQMDKNGRILIAPTLRQHADLSKKIMIIGQLNKFELWSEAAWQEQIAADMAAEQEDDLAHSDRLQDFSL; from the coding sequence ATGTTTCGTGGCGCAGCAGCACTCAGTCTAGATGACAAAGGTCGGCTCGCGATACCAGCAAAGTATCGCAAGAGTCTGCTTTTGGATTGTGACGGGCAAATGGTCTGCACCATCGATATCAAGCAACCCTGTTTATTGTTGTATCCGTTGCCGCAGTGGCAATTGATTGAACAGAAGCTCACCACCTTATCAAGCATGAACCCCGCGGAGCGTCGTCTCCAGCGTTTGTTACTGGGTCACGCCGAAGATTGCCAAATGGATAAAAACGGTCGCATTTTGATAGCACCAACCCTGCGTCAACATGCGGATTTGAGTAAGAAGATCATGATTATTGGTCAGCTCAATAAGTTTGAACTTTGGTCTGAAGCGGCATGGCAAGAACAAATCGCAGCCGATATGGCAGCGGAGCAAGAAGACGACTTGGCACACAGTGATCGACTACAAGACTTCTCATTATAA